The Acinetobacter lwoffii genomic sequence ATGCTGCCATTATCGTGAAAAAAGTTGATGCACAAACTCGTTCTAAAACAAGCCTGAACGATCTATTACGCGAAGACTAAGATGTCTTAACTTAGAGGACACATTCGTGTTCCTTGGAGCTTCAATCGCTCCTCGTCTCTACGATTAGTAATAATCGTAGGGATTTTTATTTTTATACCCGGTTATTTATTTTTCATTGGTTAGTTTTGTTATGAATACGCTTCGATCTTCCGCAATTCCTGTCTCTGATCCGTCTGCGGGTTTACGCATTACGGAGATTTTCTATTCATTGCAAGGTGAAGCCAATGCTGCAGGACTGCCAACAGTATTTATCCGTTTAACCGGTTGCCCATTGCGTTGTAGCTATTGTGATACCACCTATTCCTTTGAAGGCGGTGAGCGTCAGTCTCTGGACGATATTATCCAGACCACGCTTGATTTTAAAACCCCTTATGTCTGTGTGACCGGCGGTGAACCACTGGCGCAGCCCAATGCCCTGCCCCTGATGCAGCGACTCGCGGATTTAGGATGTGAAGTTTCACTTGAAACCAGTGGCGCTTTAGATGTGTCCAAAGTGGATCCGCGTATTTCCAAAGTTTTAGATTTAAAAACACCAACTTCAGGTGAAGTTGCACGGAATTTGCTTTCTAATCTCGATCATTTAACTGCACATGATCAAATCAAGTTTGTGATATGCAATCGTGAAGATTATGAATGGTCAAAACAGCAGCTTGAACAGTACCAACTTCAAGACAAAGTGAGTACAGTTTGGTTTTCGCCTGCATTTGCGGTCGAAAAAGGTGCGGTTTGTTTACCTCCACTGGCACGTGATTTGGCTCAGTGGATTTTAGAAGACCATCTCCCTGTTCGTTTCCAGTTACAACTGCACAAGTTGTTATGGAATGATGAAACTGGTCGTTAATTTTTTGTAAAGTATTTTTTTGGAGAATCAGCTTATGCGCCCTCGTGCCATTGTACTGTTATCTGGCGGATTAGACTCAACAACATGTCTGGCTTGGGCGCAGGCACGCTATGAATGTATCGCACTCAGTTTTCGATATGGTCAGCGTTCAACCACCGAGCTGGATGCAGCAAAGGCTTTAACGCAACGTGCGGGTGTGGAACATCGAGTGATCAATATTGATCTGGGTAATCTGGGTGGCTCAGCCCTTACCGATCATAGCATTGACGTGCCGGATCATGAACAGTCAGGTATCCCGATTACCTATGTTCCGGCACGTAATACAATCTTCTTGTCTTACGCTCTGGCCGCGGCAGAAGTATTCGAAGCTGAAGCGATTGTGATCGGAATTAATGCGGTTGATTACTCCGGTTATCCGGATTGCCGTCCGGAATTTATTGACGCATTTGCCAACATGGCACGCCTTGCGACCAAGGTTGGCGTAGAGGGTCAGGCGCTCAAATTTGAAACACCTTTGTTACATTTATCCAAAGCAAATATCATTCGCTTAGGTATTGAACATGGCGTAGACTACAGTCAAACGGTGTCATGCTATCAAGCAGATGACCAAGGACGTGCCTGTGGCAAATGCGACAGTTGTCGTTTACGTAAACAGGGTTTTGCGGACGCAGGTGTTGAAGACCCGACACGTTATATACCGTAATAACAAGGTAGAGTTTATGAAGAATTTAAAATCAAGCATCGTGCTTTCAGCAATTGTTTCAGCTGCTGCTATGTTCGCAACTACGGCTCAAGCGGCTGATGACAAATTACAACAAGCTTATAAAAGCACCAATGTAAAATCTGCATTGATCAATGTTTGTAAAAATGAAACTGGCAAAAGTAAAAAATTGACGGCTGCTGAAGTCAGCAAATATTGTGGTTGTGCTATTGAAGCAGATGGAAAATTAACCAATGCACAAAAATGGGAAATTCAAAGCACCATTAACCAGAAGAAAAGCCCAGGCACTTTAGCTTTTGTACAGAAGCAGAATAAAGATCTTCAAGCATGCTTTGGTCCACAGTTAACAGGCAAACTGAAAACTTTGACTGAAGAAGCAATGAAATCAGCCCAAGCGGCACCAAAGAAATAAGATCTGATTATTCTTTGATAAAATAAGCCACTATAATGTGGCTTATTTTTTTTGAAAAAATTTAGAGAAAACAGGAGTTTTTATGTCTGAAATGAGTTTGCTTGACCAGAATTTTCCTGCGACGACAGGCGAAATCAATTTAACCCAGTTGAATACAGAATGGCTGGTGATTTATTTTTATCCTAAAGATTCTACGCCAGGCTGCACAACTCAGGCAGTAGGATTTTCCTGTTTAAAAGATCAGTTCGATGCTTTAAATACCACAATTCTTGGCGTATCCCGTGATTCGGTAAAAGCTCATCAGAACTTTACTGAAAAGCAGAACCTGAGTATTAACCTGATCAGCGATAAAGAAGAAGTGTTGTGCAATCACTTTGATGTGATTAAAGAAAAGAACATGTATGGCAAACAAGTAATGGGCATTGAGCGTTCAACTTTTATTTTCCATAATAGCCAACTGGTCAAAGAATACCGTAAGGTCAAAGCAGCAGGTCATGCAGAACAAGTTCTGGAAGATTTAAAAGCTTTGCAAGCTGCTTAATTGCATGCTTATCGTATAGACAAAAGCTCGAAATATTCGAGCTTTTTTTACAATAACGTTCATATCATCAAGTATTTTATATCTACCCTAGTTCATTTCACACTGGCCTGATAGATGAAGATTAACTTTATCCCCTACCCCGGCAATTCCTTTTTTCATACCAAAATCCCTACGGTTAATCACGGCAGATGCCTGAACATCAAGCAGGTTGGCATTTGACATACTGGGTTTAAACGTGGTTTCAAAAATCACAGGTTTGGTCACACCACGCAGGGTTAAATGACCTAAAACATTGTATTTACCATTACCCAAGTCTTTAAACTGGATACTTTTAAAAATTACAGTCTTATATTTTTCTACATAAAACAGGTCTTCGCCCAAAATCATATGTTTAAATAGCGGCTTACTAAAGCTTAAACTTTCTACATCCATGACCAGATGGGTTGAGGCATTTTGCGGTGCTTTAGCATCAAACTGCATCGTGGATTGAACCTGATTGAACTTGGCTTTAACCACAGTAAGACCCATCGACTTAATCTCAAAACCGACATCACTTTTGGGAGTTAAGGTCCATGATCTTGCAAAAGACTGACTGGTCAAAGCTAAACAGATCGCCAAGCTAAGGAGCCCAGTTTTTATTGTTGTTTTCAATTTTAAATCCACCTTGTTTAATTTCTTATTGATCGGATTTAAGTACACGGCTTAATCTGAAACTAAATTTTCTTGTTTTTTGAGCGAACAGGTTTTCGTTATTTTTATACCAGTTTATTGAAGTTTTTGTAAAATCATTCATGACTAACGGACAAAATACTTGAGCTGATTTTTTTCTGATAAGTGGCCCTGCTAGGCGAGCAGGAAACTGGTTTCATCTTATAAAATTCTGATTTTATAAATTTTTTATATAAGACAGATCGTTTATTTTAAGTTCAATTTATATTGAAATATCTATGTGCTTGCAGTACTGAAAAGAGTTGTTTTCTGCGCTGCCTATTCTCCATCACTATCTAAAATGACACGCTTAGATAACTCTTAACCGATCTATCGGCTTTCGTAGCCTGAATCAAATACTGAGAATTAATGACACTGCGACGCCCCACATGGTACAGGCAATGATGGCATCCAGTATTTTCCATGCTTTTGGATGTTGAAACCAAGGCGTCAGTATCTTTGCACCATATCCCAAACTAAAGAAGAAAAACCAGGAAGCACAGACAGCACCTAAAGCAAACCACCATTTTCCTAAGGCGTATTGGGTTGAAATTGATCCAATCAATATGACTGTGTCTAAGTAAACATGCGGATTTAGCCAGGTAAAAGCCAGGCAGATCATCAGTACTTGTAGAAAATGCTCTGTTAGCTGATCACTTGGTGCTAAAACCTCTGTTGATTTAAATGCGCTGATCGCATGGTGCAAACCATAATAAAATAGGAATCCTGCGCCAATATATTTAGAAAATATAACAATATCCGGATAATGTTCAATGACGCGCGCAAAGCCCAGTACGCCAAGCAGAATTAAAATGGAATCAGACAAGGCACAAATCACACAGACCCAGAACACATGCTGTTGTTTTAAACCTTGTTTTAATACAAAAGCATTCTGTGCACCGATACTGATAATCAGGCTCATTCCCACAGCAAAACCACTCACCATATAACTGAACATCACATTCCCCTTTTTTGAATAAATGAATTATTCAACAAAATGGATGCGATTAATTAAAACTAAGTTAATATCAATTTAACTAAATTATTTTTAGATAACAGATATGCTGAATGCGAAACAATGTGATGCTTTTTACGCAGTTGCAAAAACGGGAAGTTTCGATCTGGCTGCCGAGCAGCTAAATATTACTGCCTCGGCAGTGACCCTTCGTGTTCAAAGTCTGGAAAAAAAATTGGGACAATTGCTTCTGGTGAGAGATCGGCCTTGCCGCGTGACCCAATCAGGACAAACTTTATTGCATTATTTACAGCATCAACGTTTGCTAGAACAGAATCTGATGCAGGATCTGGGTGGACAGCTGCAACATGAAGGTTTCTACTGCCTGAATATTGCCACCAATGCTGATTCACTCGCGACCTGGCTATTACCAACCTTACAAACCCAGCTGATCCAGCATAAAATTGTGCTGCATTTTCAGGTAGATGATCAATCACAGACTCATCATCTGTTAGAAGCAGGTCTCGTCAATGCCTGTTTGAGTACTGAAGCCAAGGCAATGAAAGGTTGCCGGGCTGAGTTGATCGGACAGATGCAGTATCGTCTGGTCGCCACCCCTGACTTTTCCCGAAACTGGTTTCATCAAGGGGTACATCGGGATGCGCTACGCCTTGCCCCTGCCATTATTTTTAATGAAAAAGACCAACTCCATACCCAATTTATTCAGCACGAATTTGGCCTGAACCTTGCTCAATATCCTCATTTCTTTATTCCATCGACCCATGCGTTTTTTGATGCGATTGTCATGGGTCTAGGATATGGCTGGCTGCCGGACTATCAAACCAGGGATTTGCTGGAGTCAGGTGAACTGCTTGAACTTTCGAGTGAGATGCGAATTGAAGTACCCTTGTATTGGCATCACTGGAAAGAACAGTCGTCTGCCCTGGAAATTTTAGGCGAATGTTTGAAACAGCATGCTCAAACTACCATGAATCAACCCATAACAACCTGATACTTTTAAACTAGATTGGTTTTATCATTCTGGGCAAATTTTTCACTGAGTTGCTGATAGGTCGTGGTTTTTTGGAAATTCTCTAGAAAATCAATTGTGCCTTGTGGAAATTTATCCCGTTGAATTTCGCCACGATAATAAGCTTCACGCATCGGCGTGGCGGATAAGGCATCTTCAAGACTGTCAAGTTCGACCATTTCCCATTCTGGGAAAAACTTTAAATAATAAGAAGAATCATCTTTAAAGTGCCCAATCAGCCCGACTTTGGCATCCGGTTCAATAACCTGGTTCACCAGCGATTTCACCAGTTTTTGCCATTTTTCATCATTATAAACATCTATGACTTCTACAAATTTGATCCGAGCCCGATCTTCTGGACTAAAATTTGACAGGATCATGGCTTCACGCTCCGAAGCCAAAAATGGATTCTTGATATTACGTTCATTTTGTGCAGAACCAAGAGCCAAAATCACATTCTGACTGTGCTGCAGGGCAATGTTAATCGTTTGCATGTGTGCCAGATGAAAAGGCTGAAAGCGGCCAATGAAAACCAGATAATCAAATGTATAGTTCATAAGGGATCAGTTTTTTATGACTCATGAGTTGTGCTGTCCCAATAAATATGCGACATAATCATTCCCATAAAATCAAATTAAGTTTTAAAGCAAGGATAGTACGATGACACTGAGCTGTATTCAACAACCTCATGAGCATTTGAATGCGAATTTAGAACATGGTGTACTTACTTTGGCCATCAATCGCCCGGAGGCGAAAAATGCGTTATATAGCGAACTGTATCTCTGGATTGCGAAAGCTTTAGATGAAGCTGATCAGGCACCTGAAGTTCGTGTAGTTGTATTGCGTGGTCAGGACACAGACTTTAGTGCGGGCAATGATATGCAGGATTTTATGAAATCTGCTGCGAAGAAAGGTCAGGCACCCGCTGCTGAAGGCCCGCCGTTTGTTTTACTCAAATCTGCTGCAAAATTTTCCAAGCCTTTGATTGCTGCGGTGCGTGGTGTTGCGATCGGCATTGGCGTGACGATCTTATTGCATTGTGATCTGGTCTATAGTGACAATACTGCCTTGTTCCAGATTCCATTTGTCAGTCTGGGTCTATCGCCTGAAGGCGCTTCAAGCAAGCTGTTGATTCAGCAAGCGGGTTATCATAAAGCGGCCGAATTATTGCTGACTGCGCAAAAATTCAATAGCGAAAAAGCACTCGACGCAGGTCTGGTAAATAGCATTGAAGAAGATGTTTACACCAAAGCAGCAGCACAAGCTACCCAACTCTCTGCCCTGCCATTGGCATCACTGGTGCAATCCAAAGCCTTGATGAAACACAATGTGAATGAAATTGTGGAATGGATTGACCATGAAGCAGAGATTTTCATGCAGCGTGTCGGCTCACCAGAAATGCTGGAAGCGGTTCAAGCCTTTATGCAAAAACGGAAATCTGATTTCACACAATTCAACTAATTCTGAAACTTATCTTTTAATTGAGGCAGTTTAGACTGCCTCAATCTTTTATATTTTTGAAAGAACCCAGCTTATGACAAATGAAAACTCCCAAACGACTTCTCAAACAACTGATAGTTCAAATCCTGACAAGAAGCGTTATTACGAGCC encodes the following:
- a CDS encoding nicotinate-nicotinamide nucleotide adenylyltransferase, producing the protein MNYTFDYLVFIGRFQPFHLAHMQTINIALQHSQNVILALGSAQNERNIKNPFLASEREAMILSNFSPEDRARIKFVEVIDVYNDEKWQKLVKSLVNQVIEPDAKVGLIGHFKDDSSYYLKFFPEWEMVELDSLEDALSATPMREAYYRGEIQRDKFPQGTIDFLENFQKTTTYQQLSEKFAQNDKTNLV
- a CDS encoding enoyl-CoA hydratase-related protein, translating into MTLSCIQQPHEHLNANLEHGVLTLAINRPEAKNALYSELYLWIAKALDEADQAPEVRVVVLRGQDTDFSAGNDMQDFMKSAAKKGQAPAAEGPPFVLLKSAAKFSKPLIAAVRGVAIGIGVTILLHCDLVYSDNTALFQIPFVSLGLSPEGASSKLLIQQAGYHKAAELLLTAQKFNSEKALDAGLVNSIEEDVYTKAAAQATQLSALPLASLVQSKALMKHNVNEIVEWIDHEAEIFMQRVGSPEMLEAVQAFMQKRKSDFTQFN
- a CDS encoding YceI family protein, with translation MKTTIKTGLLSLAICLALTSQSFARSWTLTPKSDVGFEIKSMGLTVVKAKFNQVQSTMQFDAKAPQNASTHLVMDVESLSFSKPLFKHMILGEDLFYVEKYKTVIFKSIQFKDLGNGKYNVLGHLTLRGVTKPVIFETTFKPSMSNANLLDVQASAVINRRDFGMKKGIAGVGDKVNLHLSGQCEMN
- a CDS encoding LysR family transcriptional regulator ArgP, giving the protein MLNAKQCDAFYAVAKTGSFDLAAEQLNITASAVTLRVQSLEKKLGQLLLVRDRPCRVTQSGQTLLHYLQHQRLLEQNLMQDLGGQLQHEGFYCLNIATNADSLATWLLPTLQTQLIQHKIVLHFQVDDQSQTHHLLEAGLVNACLSTEAKAMKGCRAELIGQMQYRLVATPDFSRNWFHQGVHRDALRLAPAIIFNEKDQLHTQFIQHEFGLNLAQYPHFFIPSTHAFFDAIVMGLGYGWLPDYQTRDLLESGELLELSSEMRIEVPLYWHHWKEQSSALEILGECLKQHAQTTMNQPITT
- the queE gene encoding 7-carboxy-7-deazaguanine synthase QueE, which translates into the protein MNTLRSSAIPVSDPSAGLRITEIFYSLQGEANAAGLPTVFIRLTGCPLRCSYCDTTYSFEGGERQSLDDIIQTTLDFKTPYVCVTGGEPLAQPNALPLMQRLADLGCEVSLETSGALDVSKVDPRISKVLDLKTPTSGEVARNLLSNLDHLTAHDQIKFVICNREDYEWSKQQLEQYQLQDKVSTVWFSPAFAVEKGAVCLPPLARDLAQWILEDHLPVRFQLQLHKLLWNDETGR
- a CDS encoding peroxiredoxin, with product MSEMSLLDQNFPATTGEINLTQLNTEWLVIYFYPKDSTPGCTTQAVGFSCLKDQFDALNTTILGVSRDSVKAHQNFTEKQNLSINLISDKEEVLCNHFDVIKEKNMYGKQVMGIERSTFIFHNSQLVKEYRKVKAAGHAEQVLEDLKALQAA
- the queC gene encoding 7-cyano-7-deazaguanine synthase QueC codes for the protein MRPRAIVLLSGGLDSTTCLAWAQARYECIALSFRYGQRSTTELDAAKALTQRAGVEHRVINIDLGNLGGSALTDHSIDVPDHEQSGIPITYVPARNTIFLSYALAAAEVFEAEAIVIGINAVDYSGYPDCRPEFIDAFANMARLATKVGVEGQALKFETPLLHLSKANIIRLGIEHGVDYSQTVSCYQADDQGRACGKCDSCRLRKQGFADAGVEDPTRYIP
- a CDS encoding LysE/ArgO family amino acid transporter, translating into MFSYMVSGFAVGMSLIISIGAQNAFVLKQGLKQQHVFWVCVICALSDSILILLGVLGFARVIEHYPDIVIFSKYIGAGFLFYYGLHHAISAFKSTEVLAPSDQLTEHFLQVLMICLAFTWLNPHVYLDTVILIGSISTQYALGKWWFALGAVCASWFFFFSLGYGAKILTPWFQHPKAWKILDAIIACTMWGVAVSLILSI